Part of the Spinacia oleracea cultivar Varoflay chromosome 5, BTI_SOV_V1, whole genome shotgun sequence genome, TGAGCACACGAACATTGACACTTGACACTTTAAGCAAATACGAAGTACATAATTCATCGTATGGACCCGATACACCGTAACAACAATAATTATCTCGAAATCGGagcattattattattgttaacaAATGTAGTAACAATTGATTAAATTGGTGCTCCATAATCACAATTCAATTCCTTAATTCTTTCCACTATCTAAATGATCTTCCTTTTCCATATCAATCTTAATTTAATCACCCCAATCTTGACTTCTAAGCAACAACAAAAACATATCCAATTAGCTCACGTTTTGGGGGCAACCCATCCATCATATCCCAAACGTTACTATAAATTTGTTCATTATATTTCACATTCAAAACTCATAACTTTGCTCCAAAATCCCATCTTTTTCCCCTTTCTTTCAAAACTCTATAATTTAGGCATGGATAATCACCATTTTCATCTTAATTATATCATGAAATCACCATTAATAATGTTGATAATGGTGTTTTTCCTCTGTTTCATTGTTATTACTGAATCTGCCCCTCAAACTGCTATTGTTACCCAACTTCCTGGCTTTAATGGCACTTTTCCCTCCAAACACTACTCCGGGTATTCATTTTATTATTGCTTTCAACATAATCTTCCtccttttttttactaatatttttataagaaaTGTTTTCTTTTTGGATTCTTGTTCTGTTTTTGTTGTTTTAATGGTAAATTTTGAGTATTTTTCTGACATGATTTTTATTATCTTGTTATGAAATTTGAAGGTATGTAACAGTTGATGAAAATCATGGGAAGAAAATGTTTTACTACTTTGTTGAATCAGAAAGAAACCCATCACAAGATCCTGTTGTTCTTTGGCTTAATGGAGGACCCGGGTGCTCGAGTTTTGATGGTTTTGTCTATGAACATGGTATGTACATCTTCCAATTCCAACCAAGTTTTAATGGATTAGTCTAATTAATTTAGTTTTGCTTATTAATTTAGTGAAAGTTTATAGAGTTGAAGTAGTAATTTGATGTAtaattgtatatatatatatatttcaggTCCTTTCAATTTTGAGGCAGCAAAAACAAAGGGAGGCATGCCAAAATTGCATCTTAATCCCTACAGTTGGTCCAAGGTCACACAACCTGCCTCGTGTTTTCCCATGAATGGGCATAATTTTGATTACTTCATCATTGTTACAAACTAGACCTAATCAAATTGCGGGCCGGGTTATGACTTAAATTCTGCCCACTATGTCGGACCGGGTCGGATTGGGCCAAACATTTCTGtcccaaaacccgctatttgGGCCAAAAATGGCAGGCTTTACGGGCCATTCGGGCCGGGCCAACTTTACAACTAAAGTTGCAATTTTGAGTTGCCCAAAACCCAcgcaaaaatgaaaaaaaaaactgactGGGCCCAAAAATCGGGCCTAAAAATTCTGCTCGGGGTCCGCTATTTTCGGGCTGGGCCAATTTACAACTAAAATTGCAATTTTAAGTTGCCCAAAACCCAcgctaaaataaaaatttggcaCAGGCCCGGAAATCGGGCCTAAATTTTTTGCTCTAGATTCGCTATTTTTCGGGCTGGGCCAAATTTACAACTAAAATTGCAATTTTGAGTTGGCCAAAACTCACGCCAAATAGAAAAAACTGCCCGGGCCCGAAAATCGGGCCTAAAATTATGCTCGGGATCTGCTATTTTTCGGGCCTTGCCAGCGGGCCAGGCTCATGATAACCAGGTGTGTTACAAACTCATTTTGTTTCAAAATTCCAGGTTTCCAACATGATCTACTTGGACTCACCATCAGGAGTTGGATATTCTTACTCacaaaacacaactgattttAATACCGGGGATCTCAAAACCGCATCTGACACTCATACATTCCTGCTCAAggttcattttcatttattaatcACTGTAATATAATGAATATGGTTAAATTTTTACTAATTTACTGTACTGATTGTTGTTAATATGGTGCAAACAGTGGTTTGACATCTATAAAGAGTTTGCTGCAAACCCATTTTTCATAGCTGGTGAGTCTTATGCTGGGATTTATGTGCCAACACTTGCTTCAGAAGTTGTCAAAGGtaaattttcctttaaaaacTTGTAAGAAGATTATGGTTTGATTcgattttattcgattttattcaAAGAGTAATAAACTGAGAGGTATGCAGGACTTGATGCTGGTTTGAAGCCTGTTATCAATTTGAaggtaataatttaatttactgTAACTTTGTAGATTAACTGTGAGTTTGAATCAGATTTTCTAATACTTTAATTACTGTCTTGATATTCAGGGTTATATGGTAGGAAATGGAGTAACAGATGAAACCTATGATGGAAATGCTTTAGTCCCTTTTGCACATGGGATGGGTTTGATCCCTGATGAACTATACCGGGTACAGAAAGTTTTCCTCTTCATTTTTTTTGATTCTTGAACTTTTTTCAGATTTTCTGATGATTCTATTGTAGCATATTTATGTGTTCTTGGTTTATGAGATGCCAGAATCAAGCTACATGAATTTTTTTGCTGTCGTTTGCATGATTGCATCAATTGTTTACTGATTTGGAAGCAAACCTGTCAATTTTTAAAAAGCAGAACATGTTACAGTTATTTAAATATACCTGATCAACATGAGCACGGACGCTAGCGCGGAAAATAACGGGCTTTTTGGGAAGATTTTTAGGCCCGTTTTGGGGACTGGCCTAGCctgattttaaaaaatttagggTGGGTTTTGGACAActcaaaattataattttagttataaatttggacCGGCCCTAAAATGGCCCACAAACCCACTATCTTTGGCCCTAAATAGCAGTTATTTTACCTATGGGCAGAATGTTTAAAGCATGGCCCGGCCCAcaatttgatcaggtctaagtAGATGTGATCAAAATTCGGGCCGGACCGGGTTTTAACACTAAAATTCATGCCCAAACCCATAAAATTGGCGCGGGCATCGCCGGCCGAAACTTGGCCGGGCTCGGGTTTTGGTATAAAATGCATATTTTAGGCTACCCAAACCCATATGACAGAATATATAAAATTGGTGTGGGCATTGCCGGCCGAAACTTGACCGGGCTCGGGTTTTGGGGTCGGGACCGGGTTGGGTCGGGCTGCGCGGGCCGAGCTATAGTTGATCAGGTCTAGGTCTAAGTTATCATTTTGTTAAGAATAACCTTACCAAGCAAACATCCCTTGCGATATATGACAGATTATAGTGTAATTCTGCAGAGGATCGTCACAGAGTGTGAAGGAAACTACTACAATCCAACCACTGATGGTTGTGATGCCTTGATTTCAAAAGTTAACCAGGTTAATTATTTCCACTTTCCTAATCATGTAACTTAATTTCATTACATTCTATATTGATTTGGGTTAGCTTTCTGCTTAAACATAATGCATTATGTTTAATCACTTGCAGGATGTTGATGGATTGAATATATATGACATTCTGGAACCTTGTTATCACTCCCCTAACTCAGGTATACAGAACACTACTACTCATCTAAGACTACCTTCAACAATTTCCAGCTTCAAGGCATTAGGAGAAACCGAAAGGCCTCTTCCTGTGAGGAAAAGGATATTTGGTCGGGCTTGGCCCCTTAGAGCTCCTGTCAGGCCCGGGAGAGTTCCTACCTGGCCCGAAATCGCCAACAGCGTTTCTGTTCCTTGCATTGTAAGTTACTCGATTACAGTACCTTCAGATTTTTTTGAATGAGCAAGTAgtactagacctgtcaaacgggtcggttgGGTCGGTTTGtagaaaaaattactttcgCGGTCGGGTTAATTCgagtcggtcactttcgggtttggATTTACAAATGCTTATTCGAGACCAGAAGTTTCGGGTTTGGGTCGAACCGATGGGTTTAGAGATTCTAAAACgctatttatatttttattaatttggataataaatacggagtatacaaAATATGTgtataaattaacaaattttcataCACAAGTTTACATTtggtcaaattcaaccataaaatgacatAGTTCAAATCAAAATTATATTACATACAGCAATAGTAACAACATGTTTAATGTGCTTAAAATTCTTCGTACTCtcatttattattataaatacaaCGATAAAACgagttcggtcgggttttgacccattacttttctggtagtttgggTTCgtataaaatcgggttacgggtcacgaaatcttgttcaagacccactACTTTGGGTCGGGTTCAGGCCGGATCGGGTCGGGTCGGTTTTTGGCAGGTCTATGAGCAACCACTACATGGAGGACTAATAACAATGTGAATGTGTATTTAAACTTATAGAATGATGAAGTTGCAACTTCATGGCTGAATGACAAGGCAGTAAGAAAAGCACTTCATGCTGATGAGGTAAGAGTATCACTTTCATCTCTTTTCTTCTGCAGAAAGAAATACAAATTTAGTACAAAGGTTTTCTATATGCCAATCTGATTGTTCTTCTGATTATTGCTTCAGGAAAGTGTAGCAGGTCCTTGGGAACTGTGCACAGGCAGAATTTCTTTCGACCATGATGCAGGAAGCATGATCAAATACCATAAAGATCTCACTTCTCGAGGCTACCGAGTCCTCATATACAGGTAAATCAGTTTCTGATAACCATAAAAATAGACCTGATCAACTACTGACCGGCCCGCTGGCCCGACCCGAACCAATCTGTAAAAAAATGTGGGTCTGGACAGCCTCAAATACGATTTTTGATATATGTTTTGGGTATACATATTTGTGTTAAAACCTGGCCCGACCTGAATTTTGATCACCTCTGCATAAGCATGATTTCACTGATAAATGTGATTTTTGTTCTGATTTTTTTGTTCTGATTTATCAACATATGACAGTGGAGACCATGATATGTGTGTTCCATACACCGGGAGTGAGGCATGGACGAAATCTATTGGATACAAAGTAGTAGACGAGTGGAGGCAATGGGTTTGCAATGAACAAATTTCTGGGTTAGTCTTTacttttcagattatatgttcaGCAAATCTATTGTGTAGTAATGAAATGATTAACTGGTATTCACTACATATTTGCAGGTTTACACAGGGGTATGAGAAGAATCTCACTTTCCTTACCATAAAGGTAAACAGAATTTAAATTTCTTAGTTCAATCCATGTTTTGGAAAACATGAAATCTTCAACATGAGTCTGAATCTGCAACATGAACATTTGTTGTGCAGGGGGCAGGACATACAGTACCAGAATACAAACCGCGAGAAGCACTGTATTTTTATAGCCAGTTTTTGGCaggaaaaagaatatgaaaATATTTCATGTTTAGAGACTCGAATGTAATTTCATCTGACAAATAAGTTTCTGTAGGATTACAATTTGAAAGAAATATACATGGTTATACTTCAGATGCAGCAGACATGCTGATGCATTTGTTTACTTTGCTAGTTTTCTTTGCTGGTATTACATCAGAGACTTAAGACAAGTCTGCAGTGGCATAGAGAAAGTATGTGATTATGCGATTTCAACAGAAATGGAAAACTGAAAACATAAAAGATAACACACTACGaggtcaaaaaaataaattctcaaCCCATCTGATAAACCATTTTGACACGTTTAGCGTAGACCTGATCAACATGAGCTCGACCAGCTGGTCTGGCCCGAATTGATTCAAATATGAAACAATCAATTGAAAGATTACAAACAGAACAATCAGAATGCTGTGAGGATCAAGGCATTTTTCCATAATAAAAATGATAAAGGCATTCATAAAAGCATATGACAAATTAGACTAAAAGTCTCAAAATTCCTGCATTTCTTCATAATTCCTGCATTTTTCCATAATAAAAAGGATCAAGACATTCCTAAAACATACCATATTCCTAAAACATAACATATTCCTAAAACATAACATATTCCTAAAACAAACACAAGGACTGTCAGAAGACGTACTACACAGCAAATTGCATTTACAAATCAGAGAAGTCCCTCTCCCAGACACTGATCAAGATCTATTGGTTCCGGAAATGGAAGTTTGGCGGACAAACAAGCTTTTTTCTCATCAAGTTCTTGCTTCACTTTAGCACTACGAGCAAGGAACTCTCTTTCCTTTTCATCAATTTGAGCTTTTGACTTGTTAATAGCCATTATAGACTCAATCAGAGGCTTACTTTTATGCAGTGTCAGAACCCACTCAACAAAAGCAACTAACCAGTCTACCTTTAAGCCTACACATTGAAGGTCATGCAGATTGGATGCGAGTTCCTGAGCTAAGGAATCAGTCAATGTCCTCAGTGTAGTCTTTTGGAGAAATATTATGATATTTGCTAGTGATTCTAAGGTAAGGGTTAACATGACTTTGCTGCGCACGGTTTTTTCTCCAATAAGGTTCCCATGCTTGTTCCAAATCATTTGCAAAGTTGGCAATAGATTGGGCCTGATACCCAGAGATTCTAAACCTTGAAGCCCGATGTTTGGTTCACAAGCCTGTGAAGCATACAACATTACAAAAAGATAAGAATGTTTCAGTGATGCCTACAtaaaattttgaagaaaaaaaacaagcaTCCTTACCAGTACTGAAGAAATAACAGGTGGAAAGTCCGCGATAGAAACTTTATTTTCTGAGATATCTGGTGCTGAGTGTGAATGGAAATCAAGTCAGAAATCATGCAAGGGAAAGagagttcaaacttcaaagcaTTAAGCAAAAATCTGCGAATTCAGACTAAAACACAAGTTACCTTTTTTGTGCTGAATCTCAGAAACAGGCAAATGGGATGAAGATTTCCCTTGAGTTGCCGAGGTTGAATGGATTTTAGTGTTCTGTTTCTCAGATTTAGGTGTATTTGAGGGAGCTGAGCCATGAGTTTGTGAAGATGCACCATTTTGATTGGTTGCATCTGATTCCATCATTTCATCTTCCTCAGGATTACTTCACAAATATAGGCAGATGAAAGTTCAGATTTCAAGCATTATTCTAATAAACCATTCAGCAACTACATGTGGCTATGCAGATAAAAATGGTTAGCTACTTATCTCTATCGTACAGGATCATGGTTTAAAATTTTCTGAAACAAAGAAAATTTGCCATCTCAAAATAACTGTTTTGTACAGATAATACTGCATATTTGACTTTGATCCCATAGTTTCTCACTGTCGACCTTTTAAGATGACACATCCGGCATTTTTTTGGACGAAAAGGTAACACACACTCTAACAAAATTAAACACTTCATCAACCTATACTGTGTACTTAAATCTTGAAACCTTGAGATGCCTTGCATAACATACAGATAAGCCACTTTCAACCCTTAAAGTTTCAGCCATAAAATTCAAATTTAATGCCTCAGAATTGTTACTCTCTATCTATTTACAGTATAAGACACAGAACATTAAAGAAGTGGCAGCTAAGAAAATTTGCTGCTCCCTAATGTTCACattgcacatttggaataaataaacatcaacagcagcaacaacaacaacaataacaaggTCAATAACAACCAGGTCAACAACAATTCAAACAATCCAGCACAATCTCCATATTATAGGAAACACAAATCATCTAAGCTTTGTTTGGCTGAGGAAATGTCCTGAACTAAGAAAATAGTTTTAGATGTCCATGTTCAAATTTCTAGTTCATATCACAAGTCAAATCATTGATCCTACAAACATCAGATATCCATCATCACAAAAACCATAACTTTGAACTCTAAAGAACTAATTAATATGACCACTATTGATTACCTTTGATAATGTGGCGGAGATGGAGATGATTGAGCCTGCAAGGCCCATTCCGGCACAGAAAAAAGGCCAGATTTCAGGAAATCTGCAATTGGTTTGAAATCCGCAATAGGCATGAAAATATGTCCTCCTAACCAGaaaatctgaatattttctTTAGAAAACTTGGATTCATTAGGTTTACTATAGGGATGGAAGGCGTCATTGGAGAAGACAATGTAGTTGTCAAATCCGAAACCAGGGAATTCAGCAGCTGAAACAAAGAAGCTGTAAACTTTCGAAACAAACAACACCATAGGATCATCCCCAAAACTCTTAACCTTAACCCAACTCCATGACTTCTTGTTATGAACCTTACACAACTTGAAAACTTTAACCATTTCATTGATCCGCATAATCATAAACAAATCCCCAGATTTTGATGATCCCACCAAACGTTTCCCCCACCCCTTGTTTACGCAATCCGGCTTAATCACCGGCTTTTCAACTAAGGTTTTAAGTACTGCAAACTGATCAGTAAACATCCTGTACAACTTCCCAAGTCTATCCAATGCATAAATTACACCCCTAAAACTCAGAATATCATCAAATTTGTCAAGTGAACCATATGATATGTCAAACCATGGAAGTTCCGTTCCATACTGATACTCCGGCTTAACTGGTGGAGACCCACCTAATTGACCCCCTCTAAATAAAACCAACAAAGAACCATCATCAACCATGGACGGAATACTCCGATCCTTGAAAAAAAGCAACACTTTCTCATGATATGAAAGTGCCCTCGAACAATCATTCATTTCCTCTTCATCAGCCATATGGTAATCAACAGAAAGACGACGAGGTTGAAACCGATCTAAGGTAAAATTCTCAGGAATATCAAAGAGAGGCTCACCGGAGAGAGGATTGCAGAGTTCGAATTCCCCTTTGGTAATTTCCACAGAAGCGACAATCCACGGTGTGCCGGAAACAGGAGGGCGGATGAGATAAACGGAGGAAGAAAACAGAGTTTCGGAACCCATGACGAAAGGCAAGAGGGCGGAGATAGCGGTGGCTCGCCGCCATTTCTTACAAACTGATCGGAAGTTTTGCACGTCTTTGCGGTTTCCCTTGAGGTGGATGGCGATAGAACGGAGGACTTCAACGGGAAGTTCCGACCAGATTACTTTCTGGCGAAAATTCCGCATTTTAGGGTTTCAATCAGTTTTATAAGCTGTATTTGGGGTTTCAATTAGGAAGCAAAATGGACTTACAAGGTTTTTCTGGAGAGGTTTGCCGATGTAACGGAGGATTTAACCGGGAGCTCCTACCAAATTATATTTTCCGGCGAGAACTCCGcgtttttagggttttgatttggGAGAAAATTGTAGGTGAAAGAGAAGAGGTACTCCGTACTAATCTGCAATAACTTTCCGTTTCAATTGCTTTTTCGTTTAGAAAAAatacagtaaaaaaaaaacggtaACTTTTTCGTTTCAATTGCTTTTTATGTTCCCAATATATTTTTAAACTTTCCCGCGCAATGTTGTAGATTATGTAGCAAGAATTGGTAATGGGCTCGGCCCTAAATAACCTCATTTGGGCCTTTATCATGTGATGTAGCATGTAAACACAATCTTGTCAATTGCCAAGTCAAATTAGTCTCTTAAAATAGCAACATAAAAATAACCTTGTTAATTTCCCTCCAAAGTATTTTAAT contains:
- the LOC130460718 gene encoding serine carboxypeptidase-like 20 encodes the protein MIFLFHINLNLITPILTSKQQQKHIQLAHVLGATHPSYPKRYYKFVHYISHSKLITLLQNPIFFPFLSKLYNLGMDNHHFHLNYIMKSPLIMLIMVFFLCFIVITESAPQTAIVTQLPGFNGTFPSKHYSGYVTVDENHGKKMFYYFVESERNPSQDPVVLWLNGGPGCSSFDGFVYEHGPFNFEAAKTKGGMPKLHLNPYSWSKVSNMIYLDSPSGVGYSYSQNTTDFNTGDLKTASDTHTFLLKWFDIYKEFAANPFFIAGESYAGIYVPTLASEVVKGLDAGLKPVINLKGYMVGNGVTDETYDGNALVPFAHGMGLIPDELYRRIVTECEGNYYNPTTDGCDALISKVNQDVDGLNIYDILEPCYHSPNSGIQNTTTHLRLPSTISSFKALGETERPLPVRKRIFGRAWPLRAPVRPGRVPTWPEIANSVSVPCINDEVATSWLNDKAVRKALHADEESVAGPWELCTGRISFDHDAGSMIKYHKDLTSRGYRVLIYSGDHDMCVPYTGSEAWTKSIGYKVVDEWRQWVCNEQISGFTQGYEKNLTFLTIKGAGHTVPEYKPREALYFYSQFLAGKRI
- the LOC130459097 gene encoding uncharacterized protein isoform X1; this encodes MRNFRQKVIWSELPVEVLRSIAIHLKGNRKDVQNFRSVCKKWRRATAISALLPFVMGSETLFSSSVYLIRPPVSGTPWIVASVEITKGEFELCNPLSGEPLFDIPENFTLDRFQPRRLSVDYHMADEEEMNDCSRALSYHEKVLLFFKDRSIPSMVDDGSLLVLFRGGQLGGSPPVKPEYQYGTELPWFDISYGSLDKFDDILSFRGVIYALDRLGKLYRMFTDQFAVLKTLVEKPVIKPDCVNKGWGKRLVGSSKSGDLFMIMRINEMVKVFKLCKVHNKKSWSWVKVKSFGDDPMVLFVSKVYSFFVSAAEFPGFGFDNYIVFSNDAFHPYSKPNESKFSKENIQIFWLGGHIFMPIADFKPIADFLKSGLFSVPEWALQAQSSPSPPHYQSNPEEDEMMESDATNQNGASSQTHGSAPSNTPKSEKQNTKIHSTSATQGKSSSHLPVSEIQHKKAPDISENKVSIADFPPVISSVLACEPNIGLQGLESLGIRPNLLPTLQMIWNKHGNLIGEKTVRSKVMLTLTLESLANIIIFLQKTTLRTLTDSLAQELASNLHDLQCVGLKVDWLVAFVEWVLTLHKSKPLIESIMAINKSKAQIDEKEREFLARSAKVKQELDEKKACLSAKLPFPEPIDLDQCLGEGLL
- the LOC130459097 gene encoding uncharacterized protein isoform X2 codes for the protein MRNFRQKVIWSELPVEVLRSIAIHLKGNRKDVQNFRSVCKKWRRATAISALLPFVMGSETLFSSSVYLIRPPVSGTPWIVASVEITKGEFELCNPLSGEPLFDIPENFTLDRFQPRRLSVDYHMADEEEMNDCSRALSYHEKVLLFFKDRSIPSMVDDGSLLVLFRGGQLGGSPPVKPEYQYGTELPWFDISYGSLDKFDDILSFRGVIYALDRLGKLYRMFTDQFAVLKTLVEKPVIKPDCVNKGWGKRLVGSSKSGDLFMIMRINEMVKVFKLCKVHNKKSWSWVKVKSFGDDPMVLFVSKVYSFFVSAAEFPGFGFDNYIVFSNDAFHPYSKPNESKFSKENIQIFWLGGHIFMPIADFKPIADFLKSGLFSVPEWALQAQSSPSPPHYQSNPEEDEMMESDATNQNGASSQTHGSAPSNTPKSEKQNTKIHSTSATQGKSSSHLPVSEIQHKKDISENKVSIADFPPVISSVLACEPNIGLQGLESLGIRPNLLPTLQMIWNKHGNLIGEKTVRSKVMLTLTLESLANIIIFLQKTTLRTLTDSLAQELASNLHDLQCVGLKVDWLVAFVEWVLTLHKSKPLIESIMAINKSKAQIDEKEREFLARSAKVKQELDEKKACLSAKLPFPEPIDLDQCLGEGLL